A genome region from Erigeron canadensis isolate Cc75 chromosome 3, C_canadensis_v1, whole genome shotgun sequence includes the following:
- the LOC122594502 gene encoding N-alpha-acetyltransferase 35, NatC auxiliary subunit has protein sequence MENNSKDSESRRYDDDEDDAGGTSSFVNNNSNPPGDQTVWTDVSILLNSACNDLQDGELINGENFNLFAAMSALEIMDPKMDSGIVCKYYSVDEAIENGAAPIPLSQNKTADVHCIIDVMDHLVSCEATWHKGHSLAQTVFSCLYLLRPDITSSHALLNSYCTVLRSTCNAVISVVSDTRTHEEEDLFTITSGLPLKKDGDEKCLSILNVIEETVSRQLNACKSPSHKKRAVEDIEPLQENLDLEEGYCKAVLCRLRFRKHFYHALVCLRRAQGRGLDSARKHIASCLVELHSILKSEEFLRSNSRYGMCEDGKENSTTASGCQPIGFDPTLNSRLSAPAPPRAIKLLCWKKAVEYFKKLLHDLDVVCANPVESSYEGSLQFVVEFQKLLPDLVARSHLQFLLVQDGKLYGRDPMFAVICKAAAVPEITNNHDLQKNEAFVHLGQLAITLLKILCTNAAWQRRQLGKVLQDWRIIYMQLELALRKEFEERSNISIDENLFMKMYKHVLSWIEEKTYWIAFRFLILGFELELYSPYEYCMVYWYIYVILIKLGEKVHLRMITNNETGNRKGKKKKDSMKDVAREHSIPPVVLLLQCHIYLAEGLTLMISALRNEHGVFLCQGPFNTEKERFIQHFELLQKACIPDHVSYYSFRDYTAHAQFNTIVMCNYFKEAQRIAKELRSSFSNDTKKLAELRHIEQVAEHNGIALNLISRLGSLDPSLKVSFEFNHHPHFATAVVKRS, from the exons ATGGAGAAtaatagtaaagattcagaatcaagaagatatgatgatgatgaagatgatgcaGGAGGAACATCATcttttgttaataataatagCAATCCACCGGGTGACCAAACAGTCTGGACCGATGTTTCCATCCTTCTTAATTCAGCTTGTAATG ATCTTCAAGATGGGGAGCTCATTAATGGGGAGAATTTCAATCTTTTCGCAGCCATGTCTGCGTTGGAG ATAATGGACCCGAAGATGGATTCAGGTATTGTTTGTAAATATTATTCCGTTGATGAAGCTATTGAGAACGGTGCTGCACCAATCCCCTTGAGTCAGAATAAAACTGCAGATGTCCATTGTATAATCGATGTCATGGATCATCTAGTTTCATGTGAG GCAACTTGGCACAAGGGTCATTCATTAGCACAAACTGTTTTTTCGTGCCTGTACCTCTTGAGACCTGATATAACATCATCACATGCGTTGCTGAATTCGTACTGCACAGTATTACGCTCAACATGCAATGCAGTTATTTCAGTTGTTTCTGACACACGCACACATGAG GAAGAAGATTTGTTTACCATTACTTCGGGACTTCCATTGAAAAAGGACGGCGATGAGAAATGCTTATCTATTTTAAATGTTATAGAAGAAACGGTTTCGCGCCAGTTGAATGCTTGCAAATCCCCATCACATAAGAAGAGAGCTGTAGAAG ACATAGAGCCATTACAAGAAAATCTTGATTTGGAAGAAGGATATTGCAAAGCTGTGTTATGCCGTTTGCGCTTTCGTAAG CATTTTTATCATGCTCTAGTATGTTTGAGGCGAGCCCAAGGCAGAGGATTGGATTCAGCTAGAAAACATATAGCCTCTTGCTTAGTGGAACTCCATAGCATCCTTAAATCTGAGGAATTTCTTAGGTCCAACAGCAGATACGGAATGTGTGAAGACGGAAAGGAAAATAGCACAACTGCTTCTGGTTGTCAACCAATCGGTTTTGATCCCACCTTAAACAGTAGATTATCTGCCCCTGCACCTCCCCGTGCAATTAAACTTCTTTGCTGGAAGAAG GCTGTTGAGTATTTCAAAAAGCTGCTTCATGATCTTGATGTTGTGTGTGCAAATCCTGTAGAGTCATCATATGAAGGTTCTTTGCAGTTTGTCGTAGAGTTTCAGAAGTTACTACCTGATTTGGTTGCTAGGTCCCATTTACAG TTTCTACTAGTTCAAGATGGGAAACTTTACGGGCGTGATCCTATGTTTGCTGTGATTTGTAAAGCTGCGGCAGTACCAGAAATCACCAATAACCATGACTTGCAGAAGAACGAGGCTTTTGTACATCTTGGTCAG TTGGCGATAACTTTACTTAAAATCTTATGCACAAATGCTGCTTGGCAAAGGCGTCAACTAGGGAAAGTTTTACAAGATTGGCGTATCATATACATGCAG CTAGAGCTTGCACTAAGAAAGGAGTTTGAAGAAAGATCAAATATTTCGATAGATGAG AACTTATTCATGAAGATGTACAAACACGTTCTTAGTTGGATTGAGGAAAAAACATATTGGATAGCTTTCCGTTTCCTTATCTTGGGCTTTGAACTGGAGCTTTATTCCCCTTACGAGTACTGCATGGTGtattggtatatatatgtaatcttGATCAAGCTTGGTGAAAAAGTGCATCTCAGGATGATAACGAATAATGAGACTG GCAACcggaaaggaaaaaagaaaaaagactcTATGAAGGATGTAGCAAGGGAGCATTCTATCCCACCTGTAGTGTTGCTGCTTCAGTGCCATATATATCTTGCTGAAGGGCTGACATTG ATGATTTCTGCTTTGAGAAATGAGCATGGAGTTTTTCTGTGTCAGGGTCCGTTCAATACCGAAAAAGAG AGATTCATTCAGCATTTCGAGCTCTTACAGAAAGCTTGCATTCCGGATCACGTCTCATACTACTCGTTTAGAGACTACACCGCACATGCGCAATTCAAT ACCATTGTAATGTGTAATTACTTTAAAGAAGCCCAGAGGATCGCAAAGGAACTGAGGAGTAGTTTCTCTAACGACACAAAGAAGTTAGCAGAACTTCGGCACATCGAGCAGGTCGCAGAACACAATGGTATCGCCCTTAATCTTATAAGTAGGTTAGGGTCTCTTGATCCATCACTTAAGGTATCTTTTGAGTTCAACCATCATCCTCATTTTGCAACTGCTGTGGTGAAGAGATCATAA